The genomic stretch CAATGGGGCGGAATCCAGAAATGGAAAAACGGCCGGAAGTTAAATGGAAAGGAATATAACGAATTCCCAAATGATATCCAAATGCAGCTATTCTGACGGATACTCGATGCTACTCGAAAAATCGAGGAGGATGGGATGAATGAGGCAAAGGTGACCATATGGGTTGATGAGGTGAAGGGCCGGATCGATCCCAACATCTACGGCCACTTCGCCGAACATCTGGGAGGATGCATCTACGACGGGATATGGGTCGGTGAAAACTCGGAGATCCCCAACGAGGGGGGAATCCGAAAGGATACCGCTCAGGCTTTCAAGGAGCTATCCCCTCCCATCCTTCGATGGCCTGGAGGATGTTTCGCCGACGCATATCACTTCGAGGACGGCATAGGGCCGAGGGAAAAACGCCCAAAGCGGTGGAACATCTGGTGGGAACAGGAGGAGTCGAACCAGTTCGGCACGGACGAGTTCATAAGGTTCTGCAGAATGACGGGCGCGAAAGCCTACATCTGCCTCAACGTCGGTTCGGGCTCCATAGAGGAGGCCCTGAACTGGATGGAATATTGCAATTCCTCCGCCGATGTCCATTACGCCAACCTACGACGCCAAAACGGACAACCCGAACCCTACAACGTCGGATACTGGTCCGTGGGAAATGAAAATTGGGGTTGCGGCGGACCGTTCGATCCGGAGGATTACGGGAAGGTCTACCGTAGGTTCGTAAATTACCTCCGCAGGGCCAACCCGGACGTCAAATTCATCGCATGCGGAGGAGGGGCCGAGTGGAACGAGGGTTTCTTCAAAGGACTGGGAGACAGGCCCTATATGGTGGACTATCTCTCCATACACAGATACTTCCATGCGGGCAACGACGTGGATTTCTCCGACTTGGATTACTATGACCTGATGGCGCAGGTCAAATCGCTTGAGGATTACATAGAGCTTACGGCAAAGCAGATAGAAACCTTCGCTCGGGGACGGAAGAAGATCTGGATA from Candidatus Poribacteria bacterium encodes the following:
- a CDS encoding alpha-N-arabinofuranosidase, whose product is MNEAKVTIWVDEVKGRIDPNIYGHFAEHLGGCIYDGIWVGENSEIPNEGGIRKDTAQAFKELSPPILRWPGGCFADAYHFEDGIGPREKRPKRWNIWWEQEESNQFGTDEFIRFCRMTGAKAYICLNVGSGSIEEALNWMEYCNSSADVHYANLRRQNGQPEPYNVGYWSVGNENWGCGGPFDPEDYGKVYRRFVNYLRRANPDVKFIACGGGAEWNEGFFKGLGDRPYMVDYLSIHRYFHAGNDVDFSDLDYYDLMAQVKSLEDYIELTAKQIETFARGRKKIWIALDEWGVWHPQARVPNGLWQQNTLRDAIFAARVLNLLNLHCDKVGMANIAQTFNVLQCVAFTEGPKMCLTPTYWTFHMFKGHMGAELLRCETDSALTFKVDGGDLPALDLSASRNEGEITLTLVNQHLTEDVKVKVAPIGARANNCAMRVLTAEDPRAHNTFERPDVVRPMEGEFEVSDGEVTALLPSKSVALLEIKT